Proteins encoded by one window of Cylindrospermum stagnale PCC 7417:
- a CDS encoding trypsin-like serine peptidase yields the protein MKPSRKSMFFNLLISTAALTIPSLMLTQTLLFAQNNQLSNPILTQTGRELKRDNNWSDIGKAEFIDANTADRLIREFQAQKKPEPTLELQGKTDPEMEQLIAVRVSDGQTLEQKVARPRSQDTESSQSTVDNLATEEPPPLPSIVGSDDRKLYLDMQAYPHRTIGGIAPKGSTTSSCTGTLVGPRHVLTAGHCIHPGGGGKTKFYKDRGFAPGWKGKGNTKATHPNGYYSPVHYFAPQGWINKGNSRYDYALIVLENNSELRQLGWLGTTNGNVGNLTQKSIINRGYPGSNLNCKASPIKSGPNKGKCFNYMYGMTGRGIAVGSFRFSHTADVVGGHSGSPLFKSNNKIYGIHTQSGPVYSWAIKMRNGIQDMIHEAKDQFE from the coding sequence GATTTCTACTGCTGCTTTGACCATACCCTCTTTGATGTTGACACAGACTTTACTGTTTGCACAGAACAACCAATTGAGCAATCCTATCCTGACGCAAACTGGACGAGAATTGAAAAGAGACAATAACTGGAGTGATATAGGTAAAGCAGAATTCATCGATGCCAACACCGCAGATCGATTAATCAGAGAATTTCAAGCACAGAAAAAGCCTGAACCAACATTAGAGCTTCAAGGAAAGACTGACCCTGAAATGGAACAGCTTATTGCGGTAAGAGTAAGCGACGGGCAAACGCTAGAACAAAAGGTTGCTCGACCACGTTCACAGGACACTGAATCTAGTCAAAGCACTGTTGACAATCTTGCTACTGAGGAACCACCTCCACTCCCATCAATCGTAGGAAGTGACGACCGTAAACTATACCTTGATATGCAGGCATATCCTCATCGAACAATTGGTGGGATAGCCCCGAAGGGAAGCACTACTTCTAGCTGTACTGGCACTTTAGTAGGCCCTCGACATGTGCTGACTGCGGGACATTGTATTCATCCAGGCGGTGGCGGTAAGACAAAGTTTTATAAAGACCGAGGTTTTGCTCCAGGGTGGAAAGGCAAGGGAAATACAAAAGCTACACACCCGAATGGATATTACAGTCCTGTTCATTACTTTGCTCCCCAAGGTTGGATAAACAAAGGAAATAGTAGATACGATTACGCACTTATAGTACTAGAAAATAACAGTGAGCTTCGCCAGCTTGGATGGTTAGGAACAACCAACGGTAATGTTGGAAATTTGACACAAAAATCGATTATAAATCGTGGTTATCCCGGCTCAAATCTTAATTGTAAAGCATCTCCCATAAAATCAGGTCCAAACAAGGGCAAATGCTTCAACTATATGTATGGAATGACCGGTAGAGGAATTGCTGTTGGCTCTTTCAGGTTCTCGCATACTGCTGATGTAGTGGGTGGTCATAGTGGTAGCCCACTATTTAAAAGCAATAATAAAATTTATGGAATTCATACCCAGTCTGGTCCTGTATATAGCTGGGCAATCAAAATGAGGAATGGTATTCAAGACATGATTCATGAAGCTAAAGACCAATTTGAATAG